The following coding sequences are from one Shewanella violacea DSS12 window:
- the mpl gene encoding UDP-N-acetylmuramate:L-alanyl-gamma-D-glutamyl-meso-diaminopimelate ligase: MHVHILGICGTFMGGLALLARAEGHRVTGSDANVYPPMSTQLEEQGIELIQGFDPSQLGKNEDDAPDLVVIGNAMSRGNPCVEAVLNRGIAYTSGPQFLAEHILKGRWVLAISGTHGKTSTSSMLAWILEDCGYEPGFLIGGVPQNFGVSARLGNSPFFVVEADEYDSAFFDKRSKFVHYQARTLVINNLEFDHADIFDDLKAIQRQFHHVIRTVPGEGKIIWPKDCEAVQQVIDMGCWSEQEVYAGNCADLVSVNKGSSAGDNKGTWSSQLIAADGHKFELFFDGESQGILDWALIGQHNVENATMAIAAARHVGVKPLAAIQALAQFEPPKRRMELIGTIKGIDVYDDFAHHPTAIATTLQGCRAKVGEAKITIILEPRSNTMKSGVHKDTLANSMSLADEAYLYQGDSIDWDIEAAMEKAELPVSVLYDIDEIVAAVANKANSGDTIIVMSNGGFGGLHKKLLEKLQDQVVSL, translated from the coding sequence ATGCATGTACACATCTTAGGCATCTGCGGCACCTTTATGGGGGGGCTAGCACTGCTTGCCAGAGCCGAAGGTCACAGGGTCACAGGTAGCGACGCCAATGTTTATCCGCCCATGAGCACTCAGCTCGAGGAGCAAGGTATCGAACTGATTCAAGGTTTCGATCCCAGTCAGCTTGGCAAAAACGAAGATGATGCACCGGACTTAGTGGTGATTGGTAATGCCATGAGTCGAGGCAACCCTTGCGTGGAAGCTGTGCTTAACCGCGGCATCGCTTATACCTCTGGGCCACAATTCCTGGCTGAGCATATTCTTAAGGGACGTTGGGTGCTGGCGATATCGGGTACCCATGGCAAGACCTCTACGTCGAGTATGCTGGCATGGATATTAGAAGATTGTGGCTATGAGCCTGGCTTCTTGATTGGCGGCGTACCGCAAAACTTTGGTGTATCGGCCCGCCTCGGTAATTCCCCATTTTTTGTGGTGGAAGCCGACGAGTATGACAGTGCCTTCTTCGATAAACGTTCTAAGTTTGTCCATTACCAAGCACGCACTCTAGTGATCAACAATCTCGAATTTGATCACGCCGATATTTTCGATGACTTGAAGGCGATCCAACGTCAGTTTCACCATGTTATCCGTACTGTACCGGGAGAGGGCAAGATCATCTGGCCCAAAGACTGTGAGGCGGTGCAGCAAGTGATCGATATGGGCTGTTGGAGCGAGCAAGAGGTTTATGCTGGAAACTGCGCGGATCTGGTATCGGTTAATAAAGGATCGTCTGCTGGGGACAACAAAGGCACTTGGTCTAGCCAGTTAATCGCCGCTGACGGCCACAAGTTCGAGTTATTTTTCGATGGAGAGTCTCAGGGCATCTTAGATTGGGCCTTGATAGGCCAACACAATGTTGAGAATGCTACCATGGCTATCGCAGCAGCGCGTCATGTGGGCGTTAAGCCACTGGCTGCTATTCAAGCCTTGGCTCAATTCGAGCCGCCTAAGCGTCGCATGGAGCTGATTGGTACTATCAAGGGTATAGATGTTTATGATGACTTTGCTCATCACCCAACAGCTATCGCTACGACTTTACAGGGTTGTCGTGCCAAGGTGGGAGAGGCCAAGATCACCATTATTCTTGAACCACGTTCTAATACCATGAAGAGTGGTGTACACAAGGACACTTTGGCAAATTCTATGTCCCTCGCTGACGAGGCATATCTCTATCAGGGCGACAGTATCGACTGGGATATCGAAGCTGCGATGGAAAAAGCCGAGTTACCCGTATCTGTGCTATATGACATAGATGAGATCGTGGCGGCTGTGGCTAACAAGGCGAACAGTGGCGACACTATAATTGTCATGAGCAATGGCGGCTTCGGCGGATTGCATAAGAAGCTGTTAGAGAAGTTGCAAGATCAAGTTGTAAGTTTATAA
- the hspQ gene encoding heat shock protein HspQ: MIKGAKLAQVAKAKYSIGELIHHRLFGYRGVILDVDADFQLSPEWYEMVARSRPAKDKPWYHVLVDQASHSTYVAEQNLEADLSGEKINNPMMNDYFTELRGGHYITDRKAN; the protein is encoded by the coding sequence ATGATTAAAGGCGCCAAACTCGCTCAAGTGGCTAAAGCAAAATACAGTATCGGCGAGCTGATACATCACAGATTATTCGGTTATCGCGGCGTGATCTTAGATGTGGATGCCGATTTTCAACTCAGTCCAGAGTGGTATGAGATGGTGGCGCGCAGCCGACCAGCCAAAGATAAGCCCTGGTATCATGTGTTGGTGGATCAGGCGAGTCATTCAACCTATGTGGCCGAGCAGAATCTTGAGGCCGATCTCAGTGGCGAGAAGATCAATAACCCCATGATGAATGACTATTTCACCGAGCTGCGAGGCGGGCATTACATCACAGATAGAAAAGCGAACTGA
- a CDS encoding oxidative stress defense protein, whose protein sequence is MNKTLLAALVSSSLIFISPLAQAAELSFPHLETMGSSQLEVAADMAEINVEVTVKEKTAKAAKDTSDQAVAKFIARLKQAGISRDKIQSANLNLQPQYHYQKDKPAELTGYSASRRLVVTIDDLSRLNEILDSALEEGINRINSIVLKTSKEEEYIDKARLAAIKDAQQKAKKLAEGFGEKIKGIWEIRYLSQRPVQPVMLRMNAGPSYDVAESYQEGQVSIRDKVEVIYRLK, encoded by the coding sequence ATGAATAAAACACTTTTAGCCGCACTGGTATCGAGCAGCCTTATCTTTATCTCTCCCCTCGCCCAAGCCGCTGAGCTGAGTTTTCCTCACTTAGAAACCATGGGAAGCAGCCAGCTTGAGGTTGCTGCCGATATGGCCGAGATCAATGTCGAAGTGACCGTCAAAGAGAAGACAGCCAAGGCTGCTAAAGACACCTCAGATCAGGCCGTGGCCAAGTTTATCGCCCGCTTAAAGCAGGCTGGTATTTCGAGAGACAAGATCCAGAGTGCCAACTTGAATTTACAGCCACAATATCATTATCAGAAAGACAAGCCCGCCGAGCTAACAGGTTATAGCGCAAGCCGCAGACTGGTCGTCACCATAGATGATCTTTCCCGTCTCAATGAAATCTTAGACTCGGCGCTCGAAGAGGGCATCAACCGGATCAATAGCATAGTGCTTAAGACCAGCAAGGAAGAGGAATACATAGACAAGGCTCGTCTGGCTGCCATTAAGGATGCTCAGCAAAAAGCCAAGAAACTCGCCGAGGGCTTCGGTGAGAAGATTAAAGGGATCTGGGAGATCCGTTACTTAAGTCAGCGCCCGGTTCAGCCAGTGATGCTACGCATGAACGCCGGCCCTAGCTATGATGTAGCCGAAAGCTATCAAGAGGGCCAGGTCAGCATTCGAGACAAGGTCGAAGTTATTTATAGATTGAAATAG
- a CDS encoding WD40 repeat domain-containing protein gives MSHNYSNKLASIIVTVSMMAFGLILTGCSKPVAKQQANSIHRYIADNLIDADLSSDAKLAVTLSRTRELSVWDNVSKALLHQWQVEDFDEPTYLVSLSGNSQYLAVTGKHRVSIFDLNSGRLELSWLAQGFDSDASISSLFLNQNGKRVLLGMNEGSVISVDLESKQLSMFQLHDGPISHVEFLSYDERILSAAHDGHALIWASSNGQVIKDFSLPLRITSISFDEAERRLFIADALDKHIIVDSYSGKSIGQLAFLDRYRYFRQAIFVDRGKTLITASSKQKIMSWDISSGKENKHWNITAFTAGTTVLDMAINPSGQLITLSSDGALESWDY, from the coding sequence TTGTCCCATAACTACTCAAATAAGCTCGCCTCTATAATCGTTACCGTTTCTATGATGGCATTCGGTCTTATTCTCACAGGCTGCAGTAAACCTGTAGCCAAACAGCAAGCAAACTCAATTCATAGATATATCGCAGACAATCTCATCGATGCAGACCTGTCCAGCGATGCCAAGCTTGCAGTCACCTTGAGCCGCACCCGTGAGTTATCGGTATGGGATAACGTCTCAAAAGCTTTGTTACATCAATGGCAGGTAGAAGACTTCGATGAGCCTACTTACTTGGTATCACTCTCCGGAAATAGTCAGTACCTGGCGGTGACGGGAAAGCATCGAGTATCGATATTTGATCTCAACAGCGGCCGACTCGAGCTCTCCTGGCTTGCACAGGGCTTCGATAGTGATGCCAGTATCTCCAGTCTGTTTCTGAATCAAAACGGAAAACGAGTTTTACTCGGTATGAACGAAGGCTCTGTGATTAGCGTCGATCTCGAAAGCAAGCAATTATCTATGTTTCAACTCCATGACGGGCCCATCAGTCATGTTGAATTTCTCTCATATGACGAACGAATATTGTCGGCAGCCCATGATGGACATGCGCTCATTTGGGCCAGTAGCAATGGACAAGTGATCAAGGACTTTAGCTTGCCCCTGCGTATCACCAGCATCAGCTTCGATGAGGCAGAGCGAAGACTCTTTATCGCCGATGCCTTAGATAAACACATCATAGTCGACTCATATTCTGGTAAGAGTATCGGCCAGTTAGCCTTCCTAGATCGCTATCGCTATTTTAGACAAGCGATATTTGTCGACCGGGGCAAGACGCTCATCACAGCGAGCTCAAAACAGAAAATCATGAGCTGGGATATAAGCTCAGGCAAGGAAAACAAGCACTGGAACATCACAGCTTTTACCGCCGGGACCACAGTGCTCGACATGGCCATTAACCCCAGCGGCCAGTTAATCACCCTGAGCTCGGATGGCGCCTTGGAGAGCTGGGACTATTGA
- a CDS encoding potassium/proton antiporter, with amino-acid sequence MSYEILLLGIALLIAIGILLHHPSKTLGIPSLLIFMGVGLALGNGEFDFVYDNLAVTSMVGAVALNIIVFVGGINTSNESIKLAYREGGVLSTFGVLFTTLILAALLYPLTEWSLVICLLLAAIVSSTDAAAVFSILESKKLKLKEKTDTVLEFESATNDPVALIMVVILTGIALAPEKAISGWEIAQTLLIQLGAGIIIAYLVGRLAVYLLNTIHLEEYGLIPVFVLASFIIAAYGSDLAGGNILIASYVVGVVIGNGIKRGREVNKHFFNSLSWLAQSLMFIILGLQIFPQTLFSVFFLSLIPAALLMFVARPLAVQLCYLPFRKASWRKRLFISSIGLKGATPIVFSLIPAAAGVEGAIELVHVVFFIVLFSILLQGGAIEPLANKLKLNNKANPGKG; translated from the coding sequence ATGTCATACGAAATACTCCTGCTGGGTATCGCCCTGTTGATCGCAATAGGCATTCTATTGCACCATCCCTCGAAAACTTTAGGGATCCCCTCTCTTTTGATTTTCATGGGCGTTGGTCTGGCGCTTGGCAATGGTGAGTTTGATTTCGTTTATGATAATCTGGCGGTGACTTCTATGGTCGGCGCCGTTGCGCTGAATATTATCGTGTTTGTCGGTGGCATTAACACTTCAAATGAGAGTATCAAGTTAGCCTATAGAGAGGGCGGGGTTCTTTCGACGTTCGGGGTCTTGTTCACCACATTGATCTTAGCTGCCCTGTTATATCCGCTGACCGAGTGGAGTCTGGTTATCTGCTTGTTATTGGCCGCAATAGTCTCCTCCACAGATGCTGCCGCCGTGTTCTCAATTTTAGAATCTAAGAAACTTAAGCTAAAAGAGAAGACTGATACTGTGCTCGAATTTGAGTCGGCGACCAATGACCCGGTAGCCCTGATTATGGTAGTCATTCTAACTGGCATCGCCTTGGCGCCGGAGAAGGCGATATCGGGTTGGGAGATAGCTCAGACTCTGCTGATCCAGTTAGGTGCAGGAATCATCATTGCATATTTGGTGGGAAGGCTCGCCGTTTATCTGCTTAACACCATACATTTAGAGGAGTATGGCCTGATCCCTGTATTCGTGTTGGCGAGTTTCATCATAGCGGCCTACGGCAGTGACTTGGCCGGTGGCAACATATTAATCGCCTCCTATGTGGTAGGCGTGGTGATAGGTAACGGCATTAAGCGAGGCAGGGAGGTCAATAAACACTTCTTCAATAGCCTCTCTTGGCTGGCTCAGTCGTTGATGTTTATCATATTGGGATTGCAGATTTTTCCTCAGACCCTGTTTTCAGTGTTCTTCTTGTCGCTTATTCCTGCCGCTTTACTCATGTTTGTGGCCCGGCCCTTGGCGGTGCAACTCTGTTACTTGCCTTTTAGAAAGGCGAGCTGGCGCAAGCGTTTGTTTATTTCATCTATCGGTCTCAAGGGGGCTACTCCCATAGTATTTTCCTTGATCCCTGCCGCCGCAGGCGTCGAAGGAGCGATAGAACTGGTACATGTGGTGTTCTTTATCGTGCTGTTTTCGATACTACTCCAAGGCGGCGCCATAGAGCCATTAGCCAATAAGTTGAAACTGAATAACAAAGCCAACCCTGGAAAGGGATAG
- the lgt gene encoding prolipoprotein diacylglyceryl transferase: MDHFVWNIDPVLISFMGLKVHWYGALFATAIACGFQVMKRIYIKEKLPVESLDNLLMYCVIGIIIGARLAHCIFYDPAYYLSNPLKIFAIWEGGLASHGGGLGAILALYYYRRKMDMPFLFLLDRLAIATAIFGFFVRIANFMNSEILGLPSNVPWAIIFERVDILPRHPAQLYEAFAYLAIFIGLWAVYKYTEMKQKEGAIFGLFLVLVFSARFAIEFVKVKQAAYAEGMTLSAGQWLSVPFLIVGVVLLVLPYLNKKVRA, from the coding sequence TTGGATCATTTTGTTTGGAACATAGACCCCGTATTGATCTCCTTCATGGGGCTAAAAGTGCACTGGTATGGTGCCCTGTTTGCGACGGCTATCGCTTGTGGTTTTCAGGTGATGAAACGCATCTATATCAAGGAAAAGTTGCCTGTCGAGTCGTTAGATAATCTGTTGATGTATTGTGTTATCGGCATCATCATAGGTGCTCGACTGGCGCATTGTATCTTCTACGACCCGGCTTATTATCTCAGTAACCCTCTGAAGATATTTGCTATCTGGGAAGGAGGCCTGGCCAGCCATGGTGGTGGTTTAGGCGCAATTCTTGCGCTCTATTATTACCGCCGTAAGATGGATATGCCTTTCTTATTCCTGCTGGATAGATTGGCTATAGCCACTGCAATCTTTGGCTTTTTCGTGCGCATAGCCAATTTCATGAACTCAGAGATTTTAGGTCTGCCGAGCAATGTACCTTGGGCTATTATCTTCGAGCGTGTCGATATCTTGCCTCGCCATCCGGCTCAGCTATACGAAGCGTTCGCTTATTTGGCTATCTTTATCGGCCTATGGGCAGTGTATAAATACACTGAGATGAAGCAGAAAGAAGGCGCTATTTTCGGTCTGTTCCTAGTATTGGTGTTCAGTGCGCGTTTCGCTATCGAGTTCGTCAAGGTTAAGCAGGCGGCCTATGCCGAGGGAATGACCCTGAGTGCGGGTCAATGGCTGAGTGTGCCATTCCTCATCGTCGGAGTCGTGCTCTTGGTTTTGCCTTACTTGAATAAGAAAGTAAGGGCTTAA
- a CDS encoding NAD-dependent succinate-semialdehyde dehydrogenase produces the protein MQQVNDSGLVKLSSYIDGRWSDSSERFDVINPANDRVVAQVCNAGIAETEAAVVAAKKALPAWSKKSANERAVILRSWFNLMMESQDDLSRILTLEQGKPLAEAKGEIAYGAAFIDWFAEEGKRVYGDIIPSPTGDKRIIVIKQPVGVVAAITPWNFPNAMIARKAAAALAAGCTFVVRPSPSTPLSALAMAELAERAGVPAGVFNVVVGLDSSGMGKVLTQHPDVSKFSFTGSTAVGKILMNQTATSVKKVSMELGGNAPFIVFDDADIYEAVQGALISKYRNAGQTCVCTNRVLVQRSVVQEFTDKFASAVAEIKIGNGLAAGVNLGPMITSEAVDGVHKLVEETVAAGAKIIAGGKRSAAGNNFYEPTILTGVTNDMPLASNEIFGPVTPIISFDTEEEAIKIANDTEYGLAAYFYSRDIGRVWRVAEGLEFGMVGINEGIIANPAAPFGGIKQSGNGREGSKYGLDDYMEIKYICMGGLNS, from the coding sequence ATGCAACAAGTTAACGATTCAGGATTAGTGAAGTTAAGCTCTTATATAGATGGACGCTGGAGTGACAGCTCGGAGCGGTTCGATGTCATTAATCCTGCTAATGACAGGGTAGTGGCTCAGGTATGCAACGCAGGTATAGCCGAGACTGAAGCGGCTGTTGTTGCCGCTAAGAAAGCCTTACCTGCTTGGTCTAAAAAATCGGCCAACGAGCGTGCGGTCATTTTGCGTAGCTGGTTTAACTTGATGATGGAGAGTCAGGATGATCTAAGTCGCATCTTGACCTTAGAGCAAGGTAAGCCCTTAGCCGAAGCTAAAGGGGAGATAGCTTACGGTGCGGCCTTTATCGATTGGTTTGCCGAAGAGGGCAAACGAGTTTATGGTGATATTATTCCTTCGCCTACAGGTGATAAGCGGATTATCGTTATTAAGCAGCCTGTAGGAGTTGTCGCTGCTATCACGCCGTGGAACTTTCCTAATGCCATGATCGCCCGCAAAGCGGCTGCTGCTCTGGCTGCAGGTTGTACCTTCGTGGTGCGGCCTTCACCCTCTACGCCTTTGTCTGCACTGGCTATGGCCGAACTTGCCGAGCGTGCAGGCGTGCCAGCCGGTGTGTTCAACGTGGTTGTCGGCTTAGATTCATCTGGTATGGGCAAGGTGCTGACTCAGCATCCGGATGTGTCTAAATTCAGCTTCACCGGCTCAACAGCGGTTGGCAAAATATTGATGAATCAAACGGCCACAAGCGTAAAGAAGGTGTCGATGGAGCTCGGCGGTAACGCCCCCTTTATCGTATTCGATGACGCCGATATCTATGAGGCAGTCCAAGGCGCACTCATCTCTAAATATCGTAATGCAGGCCAGACCTGTGTCTGTACTAACCGTGTTTTAGTTCAGCGTAGTGTGGTTCAGGAGTTCACCGATAAATTTGCCAGTGCGGTGGCTGAGATTAAGATTGGCAATGGCTTAGCCGCTGGTGTCAACTTAGGCCCAATGATCACATCAGAAGCGGTCGATGGCGTGCATAAGTTAGTGGAAGAAACTGTCGCTGCAGGGGCAAAAATTATTGCCGGAGGCAAGCGCAGCGCTGCGGGTAACAACTTCTATGAGCCGACAATTCTGACTGGGGTCACTAATGATATGCCCTTGGCTAGCAATGAGATTTTTGGCCCAGTAACGCCTATCATCAGCTTCGATACCGAAGAGGAAGCCATTAAAATTGCCAACGATACAGAATATGGCTTAGCAGCCTACTTCTATTCCCGGGATATTGGTCGAGTGTGGCGTGTGGCTGAAGGATTGGAGTTCGGCATGGTGGGTATCAACGAAGGCATCATTGCTAATCCGGCGGCGCCATTTGGTGGTATCAAGCAATCGGGTAATGGCCGTGAAGGTTCTAAGTATGGACTCGATGACTATATGGAAATCAAATATATCTGCATGGGTGGTCTAAATAGCTAA
- a CDS encoding LysR family transcriptional regulator, with protein MSKSSILPKTVTEYDLRLLRIFRTVVENGGFSASEAELGVTRSTISVHMSNLESRMKLKLCSRGRGGFALTEDGQTVYHACIELFDSLNDFSRLVNGLGEELSGELIILCAEQLDSHMQLKLAEVVKKIHKAQPQLHLVLDNEALKHIEKCLLKEKVHIGLLPSYQQVEGLDYQTIYSEPIYLCCSHSHPFFQLEDDEISNQMLAQTPAIHPGIDIDSEAREQLKRLNLCAKAYQFDTRKTLILSGCYIGYLPLSYIQQELESKQVKIIHSDSTSYQFNLSMVSKHNPRETSKIELLKTIFNEVFTQ; from the coding sequence ATAAGCAAGTCTTCTATCCTCCCCAAAACAGTCACCGAATATGACCTACGCCTGCTGAGAATTTTTCGCACTGTGGTCGAGAACGGCGGCTTCTCTGCTTCAGAAGCTGAGCTTGGTGTGACCCGCTCGACCATCAGCGTGCATATGTCTAATCTTGAGAGCCGAATGAAGCTTAAGTTATGTAGCCGAGGACGAGGCGGTTTCGCCCTGACAGAAGATGGCCAAACGGTCTACCATGCCTGCATAGAGTTATTCGACTCGCTTAATGACTTCTCTAGGCTAGTTAATGGCTTAGGTGAAGAGTTGAGTGGGGAATTAATCATACTGTGCGCCGAACAATTAGACTCGCATATGCAGCTAAAACTGGCAGAGGTAGTGAAGAAGATACATAAAGCTCAGCCGCAACTGCATCTGGTGCTCGACAATGAAGCCCTCAAGCATATCGAAAAGTGCCTGCTTAAAGAGAAAGTCCATATAGGCTTACTCCCTAGCTACCAGCAGGTCGAAGGACTGGATTACCAAACCATATATAGCGAACCCATCTATTTATGCTGTAGCCATTCTCATCCATTTTTCCAGCTTGAAGATGATGAGATAAGTAACCAGATGCTAGCTCAGACCCCGGCGATTCATCCTGGCATAGATATAGATTCTGAGGCAAGGGAGCAATTAAAACGACTCAACCTATGTGCCAAGGCTTACCAGTTTGATACCCGTAAAACCTTAATCCTCTCCGGCTGCTACATAGGCTACCTCCCCCTGAGTTACATTCAACAGGAACTCGAGTCCAAGCAAGTAAAAATCATTCATAGTGATAGTACTAGCTACCAATTTAATCTCTCTATGGTGTCTAAACATAATCCACGTGAAACCAGTAAAATTGAGTTGCTAAAAACAATATTCAACGAAGTATTTACTCAATAG
- a CDS encoding putative quinol monooxygenase codes for MINVLTRFKAQSGKEKALLELLKSLVQPTRNELGCVKYELHQENEKQGHFIFIKSFVDHAAFEKHQNTGHFKRLKKEMPELIAQEPEIIILSRHA; via the coding sequence ATGATCAATGTGTTAACACGTTTTAAGGCACAGAGTGGCAAAGAAAAAGCACTACTTGAGCTCCTCAAGAGTTTAGTTCAACCGACTCGAAATGAACTGGGCTGTGTCAAATATGAACTTCATCAAGAAAATGAAAAACAGGGACATTTCATCTTCATCAAGAGCTTTGTCGACCATGCAGCATTTGAAAAGCATCAAAATACCGGACACTTCAAACGTCTAAAAAAAGAGATGCCTGAACTCATAGCTCAAGAGCCTGAAATTATCATCTTATCCCGACACGCATAA
- a CDS encoding ribbon-helix-helix domain-containing protein: MDNLYFDNPTSHYLPIQKSIRIQGHVTSISLEKLFWDLLDQIAESQGVKRNQFIASLYIEALNHHGDVKNFTSLLRSACVQHILSKENG, translated from the coding sequence ATGGATAATCTGTATTTCGATAACCCTACCAGCCATTACTTGCCTATTCAGAAATCCATTCGAATCCAGGGGCATGTGACCAGCATCTCATTAGAAAAGTTGTTTTGGGATCTATTAGATCAGATTGCTGAGAGCCAAGGTGTGAAAAGAAACCAATTTATCGCGAGCCTATACATAGAAGCCCTAAACCATCACGGGGACGTAAAGAACTTCACTTCATTACTTAGATCGGCCTGTGTACAGCATATCTTGTCTAAGGAGAATGGTTAA
- a CDS encoding substrate-binding periplasmic protein translates to MKKAIMGITMVIILLVGNLFPLQVTADHALNIAIVEYPPYEFTRDTPEGGIEFDGISVKLVEEVFRRIEQPISLQVLPWSRALKLLKEGKIDGLFEVLIRPERLVYADYSRQVLMEEVVMLFVAEDSDIEFDGDLATLGDYHFGMRKDFSYGTVFDNAVETKLLKRVSVDVTSSTLLLKLCTGGIDILIAEKDTIFYVDKEIKALQTSSLKRCKKIKRLVKEVQSTPTYMAFSKKSHLSYVRDQFDVILLQMKQDGSYQQIIGEWKQSNIK, encoded by the coding sequence ATGAAGAAAGCCATCATGGGCATCACCATGGTAATCATACTGCTTGTGGGCAATCTTTTCCCCCTACAAGTGACAGCCGATCATGCGCTCAACATTGCTATCGTCGAATACCCTCCCTATGAATTTACCCGCGACACACCAGAAGGTGGAATTGAGTTCGATGGCATATCGGTAAAATTGGTCGAAGAGGTCTTTAGACGCATCGAACAGCCAATATCCCTACAGGTTCTCCCTTGGTCCAGAGCGCTTAAATTATTGAAAGAGGGCAAGATTGACGGATTATTCGAGGTGCTTATTAGGCCTGAACGACTCGTCTATGCCGATTATAGTCGGCAAGTACTGATGGAAGAGGTGGTGATGCTATTTGTGGCTGAAGATTCGGATATAGAGTTCGATGGCGATCTGGCTACACTTGGTGATTATCATTTTGGTATGAGGAAAGACTTTAGTTATGGGACTGTTTTCGATAATGCGGTGGAGACCAAGCTGCTTAAAAGGGTGAGTGTCGATGTTACATCCTCGACCTTGTTGCTAAAGCTGTGTACTGGAGGCATAGATATTCTTATCGCCGAGAAGGACACCATTTTTTATGTCGATAAAGAAATTAAAGCGCTACAGACTAGTTCGTTAAAACGTTGTAAGAAGATAAAACGATTAGTAAAAGAAGTGCAATCGACACCGACCTATATGGCCTTTTCTAAGAAGAGTCATCTTAGCTATGTTAGGGATCAGTTCGATGTAATATTACTGCAGATGAAGCAGGATGGCAGTTATCAGCAGATCATAGGAGAATGGAAACAGTCTAATATAAAATAG
- a CDS encoding DUF3087 domain-containing protein produces the protein MKLQEIDKVVYRRRLNVVTIALVAGLLLLSLAFGSGLIALFGEVNDVSGEATGNFHLNLFGVVMAAILSVVVLMQVKDKPYMTEVYYVWRLKAVHNRIYRRLKKIKAAAATHDIDALAILSFYYQGQKLVYQLDNNTLTLSKLEKDISDLQAVINEHHLTVSAEDFNVELLSKF, from the coding sequence ATGAAGTTACAAGAGATAGATAAAGTTGTATATCGTAGGCGCCTGAATGTGGTGACTATTGCGCTGGTTGCTGGCCTGCTCTTGTTATCCTTGGCTTTCGGGTCTGGACTCATAGCCTTGTTCGGTGAGGTTAATGATGTGAGCGGTGAGGCGACGGGGAATTTTCATCTTAATCTATTCGGCGTTGTCATGGCTGCCATACTATCTGTTGTGGTGCTTATGCAAGTCAAAGACAAGCCCTATATGACAGAAGTCTATTACGTCTGGCGGCTCAAGGCGGTGCATAACCGTATTTATCGTCGGTTAAAGAAGATCAAGGCCGCTGCTGCCACTCATGATATCGATGCCTTGGCCATATTGAGTTTCTATTATCAGGGGCAGAAGCTGGTTTATCAGCTCGATAACAACACGCTTACCTTAAGTAAGTTAGAGAAAGACATCAGTGACCTGCAAGCCGTTATTAATGAGCACCATCTGACGGTGTCGGCTGAAGATTTTAATGTCGAATTGCTCAGTAAGTTTTAA